Proteins encoded within one genomic window of Methanobacteriales archaeon HGW-Methanobacteriales-1:
- a CDS encoding ornithine acetyltransferase, with translation MKIISGGVCAVDGVLASGAQKGKYGVGIIFNEKSNAAAVFTSNKVVAAPVIITKKSIENGHISAIVANSGNANCFTGENGISNALHMAKTVSNFLKIDSNDVGVGSTGVIGREMPMEIINPLIDESLKTLENSSEGSSRAAEAIMTTDTFSKEFAVETTLKDGSIVKIGGMTKGSGMIAPNMGTMLSYMTTDVKASPEDLHKALKEAVEQSFNMVIVDGDESTNDMLVIMANGKSGKIDENFQEALNFLCQMLAKMMAKDGEGATKFMEVEVKNADSIEDARLAAKSIVKSPLVKTALFGADPNWGRIVAAAGYSGAKMDEKIISVSLKLLKSFSITELVLEDYSDIENQVKIVDKGNVLAFENTKELSDAETIMKNKDIKIIVDLGLGQYSATAYGCDLSYDYVKINAEYTT, from the coding sequence ATGAAAATTATTAGTGGTGGTGTTTGTGCTGTGGATGGAGTTTTGGCTTCTGGGGCACAGAAAGGAAAATATGGTGTGGGAATTATCTTTAATGAAAAAAGCAATGCTGCAGCGGTATTCACATCAAATAAAGTAGTTGCAGCTCCAGTTATTATTACAAAAAAGTCAATTGAAAATGGCCATATTTCAGCAATAGTGGCCAATAGTGGTAATGCAAATTGTTTCACTGGTGAGAATGGTATTTCAAATGCATTGCATATGGCAAAAACGGTTTCTAACTTTTTAAAAATTGATTCTAACGATGTAGGGGTGGGATCCACAGGGGTAATTGGTCGGGAAATGCCTATGGAAATAATAAATCCTTTAATTGATGAGTCTTTAAAAACTCTGGAGAATTCATCTGAAGGATCTTCACGAGCTGCAGAGGCCATAATGACCACTGATACATTTTCTAAAGAATTTGCTGTGGAGACTACTCTTAAAGATGGAAGTATTGTCAAAATTGGTGGCATGACTAAGGGTTCGGGTATGATTGCACCTAATATGGGGACTATGCTTTCTTATATGACCACTGATGTTAAGGCATCACCTGAAGACCTCCATAAAGCTCTTAAAGAGGCTGTGGAGCAAAGTTTTAATATGGTTATAGTGGATGGCGATGAAAGTACCAATGATATGCTGGTTATAATGGCTAATGGGAAGTCTGGAAAGATTGATGAAAATTTCCAGGAAGCATTGAATTTCCTTTGTCAGATGCTAGCGAAAATGATGGCTAAAGATGGGGAGGGAGCTACTAAATTCATGGAAGTTGAAGTTAAAAATGCAGATTCTATAGAAGATGCTCGACTGGCTGCAAAATCAATTGTGAAATCTCCTTTAGTTAAAACTGCATTGTTCGGTGCAGATCCTAACTGGGGCCGTATTGTTGCGGCTGCAGGATATTCTGGAGCTAAAATGGATGAAAAAATTATCAGTGTTTCTTTAAAATTATTAAAATCTTTTTCAATAACAGAATTGGTATTGGAAGATTATTCAGATATTGAAAATCAAGTTAAAATAGTCGATAAAGGTAATGTGTTGGCCTTTGAAAATACAAAAGAACTATCTGATGCAGAAACTATAATGAAAAACAAGGATATAAAAATTATTGTTGATTTAGGATTAGGCCAGTATTCTGCCACGGCTTATGGCTGTGATTTAAGTTATGATTATGTAAAAATTAATGCGGAATATACAACCTAG